One genomic window of Streptomyces sp. NBC_01276 includes the following:
- the rpsH gene encoding 30S ribosomal protein S8 yields MTMTDPIADMLTRLRNANSAYHDTVVMPHSKIKSHIAEILKQEGFITGWKVEDAEVGKNLVLELKFGPNRERSIAGIKRISKPGLRVYAKSTNLPKVLGGLGVAIISTSHGLLTGQQAGKKGVGGEVLAYVW; encoded by the coding sequence ATGACCATGACTGACCCGATCGCAGACATGCTCACGCGTCTGCGTAACGCTAACTCGGCGTACCACGACACCGTCGTGATGCCGCACAGCAAGATCAAGTCGCACATCGCAGAGATCCTCAAGCAGGAGGGTTTCATCACCGGCTGGAAGGTCGAGGACGCCGAGGTCGGCAAGAACCTCGTCCTCGAGCTGAAGTTCGGGCCGAACCGTGAGCGCTCCATCGCGGGCATCAAGCGGATCTCGAAGCCCGGTCTGCGCGTGTACGCGAAGTCCACCAACCTGCCGAAGGTCCTCGGCGGCCTGGGCGTGGCGATCATCTCCACGTCCCACGGTCTCCTGACCGGCCAGCAGGCAGGCAAGAAGGGCGTAGGTGGGGAAGTCCTCGCCTACGTCTGGTAG